The following are encoded in a window of Arcobacter arenosus genomic DNA:
- the nifK gene encoding nitrogenase molybdenum-iron protein subunit beta codes for MQDVENIVNGQKLFLKPEYQEVLKNKKEFEGAAGAVAPEKVAEIAEWTKSWDYREKNLAREAITVNPAKACQPLGAVMVGLGFENTMPYVHGSHGCVAYFRTYFTRHFKEPTPCVSDSMSESAAVFGGLANMKDGLRNCNALYKPEMIAVSTTCMAEVIGDDLNAFITGAREDAEGELDNIEIPYAHTPSFVGSHITGYDNMMKSTLEQLNPTRSERVEDEERINIIPGFEPYLGSLREIKKISKLFGDKIIMIGDHEEQWDTGAGKYSMYAGGTSIADAKTAINAKATISLQKYSTVATAKTIKNKWKQTYETCNPIGLSGTDAFVMKLAELTGKDVPEELKLQRARLVDAMQDSYPYMHGKKIAIWGDPDFLLGMVSFLIEMGAIPTHIVCHNAPRKGWAEDMAAIIEKSNAKDEINVWPGKDLWALRSLLFTEPVDFMIGNVYGKELYRDTKIPLIRIGFPIFDRHHLHRYSMSGYEGALNLLTWITNGILDQLDEETKDIAETDYFFDSVR; via the coding sequence ATGCAAGACGTAGAAAATATAGTAAACGGACAAAAATTATTCTTAAAACCTGAATATCAAGAAGTTTTAAAGAATAAAAAAGAATTTGAAGGGGCTGCTGGTGCGGTTGCTCCTGAAAAAGTAGCAGAGATTGCAGAGTGGACTAAATCTTGGGATTATAGAGAGAAAAACCTTGCAAGAGAAGCTATTACAGTAAATCCTGCAAAAGCATGTCAACCTTTAGGGGCTGTTATGGTAGGACTTGGTTTTGAAAACACTATGCCTTACGTACATGGTTCTCATGGATGTGTTGCATATTTTAGAACATATTTTACTAGACACTTTAAAGAACCAACTCCTTGTGTTTCTGACTCAATGTCTGAATCAGCAGCGGTTTTTGGTGGGTTAGCAAATATGAAAGATGGTTTAAGAAACTGTAACGCTTTATATAAGCCAGAAATGATTGCAGTATCTACAACTTGTATGGCAGAAGTTATTGGTGATGACTTAAATGCCTTTATTACAGGTGCTAGAGAAGATGCTGAGGGTGAATTAGATAATATCGAAATCCCTTATGCACATACTCCATCATTTGTGGGGTCTCATATTACAGGTTATGATAATATGATGAAATCTACTTTAGAACAGTTAAACCCAACTAGATCTGAAAGAGTAGAAGATGAAGAAAGAATTAATATCATTCCAGGTTTTGAACCATATTTAGGATCTTTAAGAGAAATCAAAAAAATCTCTAAATTATTTGGTGATAAAATTATTATGATTGGTGACCATGAAGAGCAATGGGATACTGGAGCTGGAAAATATTCTATGTATGCAGGTGGTACTTCAATTGCAGATGCTAAAACAGCAATTAATGCAAAAGCAACTATCTCTTTACAAAAATATTCAACAGTAGCAACTGCTAAAACTATTAAAAACAAATGGAAGCAAACTTATGAAACTTGTAACCCAATCGGTTTAAGTGGAACAGATGCATTTGTTATGAAATTAGCTGAATTAACTGGTAAAGATGTTCCTGAAGAATTAAAACTTCAAAGAGCTAGATTAGTTGATGCAATGCAAGATTCTTACCCATATATGCATGGTAAAAAAATTGCAATCTGGGGAGATCCTGATTTCTTATTAGGGATGGTTTCATTCTTAATTGAAATGGGTGCAATTCCAACTCATATCGTATGTCACAATGCTCCAAGAAAAGGTTGGGCTGAAGATATGGCAGCAATCATTGAGAAATCAAATGCAAAAGATGAAATCAATGTATGGCCAGGAAAAGACCTTTGGGCATTAAGATCATTATTATTCACAGAACCAGTTGACTTTATGATTGGTAACGTTTATGGTAAAGAGTTATATAGAGATACAAAAATTCCATTAATCAGAATTGGTTTCCCAATTTTTGATAGACATCACTTACACAGATACTCAATGAGTGGATATGAAGGTGCATTAAATCTATTAACATGGATTACAAATGGTATTTTAGATCAACTAGATGAAGAGACTAAAGATATTGCCGAAACAGATTACTTCTTCGATTCAGTAAGATAA
- a CDS encoding TOBE domain-containing protein: MEFTSSLAILNSQTPFLLEKRIKLLKEIAIVGSISKAAKNVPMSYKTAWEAIDTINNLCPEKVVTKETGGVGGGGAKLTPYGKNLIETYEKVQYEHEKFLKTLSNLTDFNTGSLKSLRRINMQLSTRNQIQGVVELINKGGVNSEVFIKLKSGYTLVAIITNSAVDSLDLQIEDEVTSLFKSSSVLVTTDCSLTISARNKLQGKITNITDGEVNSEVSIDIGNGDIVAAIITSDSVKSLGLKVFDEVSAVIKASDVMIGK; the protein is encoded by the coding sequence ATGGAATTTACTTCATCCCTTGCAATTTTAAATTCGCAAACCCCTTTTCTTCTTGAAAAAAGAATTAAACTTTTAAAAGAGATTGCAATTGTTGGGTCAATTTCAAAGGCAGCTAAAAATGTTCCAATGAGCTATAAAACAGCTTGGGAAGCTATTGATACTATAAATAATTTATGTCCTGAAAAAGTTGTAACAAAAGAAACAGGTGGAGTTGGTGGAGGTGGAGCAAAATTAACACCCTATGGAAAAAATCTGATAGAAACCTATGAAAAAGTTCAATATGAACATGAGAAGTTTTTAAAAACTCTCTCAAATTTGACAGATTTTAATACAGGGAGTTTAAAATCACTTCGAAGGATAAATATGCAATTAAGTACAAGAAATCAAATTCAAGGTGTCGTTGAGCTTATTAATAAAGGTGGTGTTAACTCAGAAGTTTTTATAAAACTAAAAAGTGGATATACACTTGTTGCAATTATTACTAATAGTGCAGTTGATTCACTAGATCTTCAAATAGAAGATGAGGTGACCTCTTTATTTAAATCAAGTTCGGTTTTAGTAACGACAGATTGTAGTTTAACAATTAGTGCTAGAAATAAACTACAAGGAAAAATTACAAATATAACTGATGGGGAAGTAAATTCAGAAGTTAGTATTGATATTGGTAATGGTGATATTGTTGCGGCAATAATTACTTCTGACTCTGTAAAAAGCCTTGGACTAAAGGTTTTTGATGAGGTTAGTGCAGTAATTAAAGCTAGTGATGTAATGATAGGTAAATAA